One window of Cohnella hashimotonis genomic DNA carries:
- a CDS encoding ABC transporter permease — protein sequence MELATPGTAAGETTGKTAGKTERTRLKAGPGFRRIWKFKLLYVLLLPALLWVLVFDYLPLYGVSIAFMDYNVIQGFSGSHWAGLKHFRALFESEMFVHAFKNTLLISLYKMISGFVAPILLALALNEIRTRWFKKTLQTAVYLPRFVSWVVYGGIITLLLSPETGIVNKVISLFGGTPAYLLVEPAYFRTILVVTDAMKEMGWAAIIYIAAIAGLNPEVYEAAVVDGATRFKRIVHVTLPGIASTIIVIFILRVGFVMSAGLDQVINLYNPMVFEVGDILDTYIYRIGIEQFNLSLAAAADVIKGVIGLALVLAANRIAKRIDSDSGIF from the coding sequence ATGGAGCTCGCAACCCCCGGCACGGCCGCCGGAGAGACGACGGGCAAGACCGCCGGCAAGACGGAACGAACGAGGCTGAAGGCGGGGCCCGGATTCCGCCGCATCTGGAAGTTTAAGCTGCTGTACGTGCTGCTGCTGCCCGCATTGCTGTGGGTGCTCGTCTTCGACTACCTGCCGCTGTACGGCGTCAGCATCGCCTTTATGGATTACAACGTCATCCAGGGCTTCTCGGGCAGCCACTGGGCGGGGCTCAAGCACTTCCGCGCGCTGTTCGAGTCGGAGATGTTCGTCCACGCGTTCAAGAACACGCTGCTCATCAGCCTGTACAAGATGATCAGCGGCTTCGTCGCCCCGATCCTGCTGGCGCTCGCGCTTAACGAGATCCGGACGCGCTGGTTCAAAAAGACGCTGCAAACCGCGGTGTACCTGCCGAGATTCGTATCGTGGGTCGTCTACGGCGGCATCATCACGCTGCTGCTGTCCCCGGAGACCGGCATCGTCAACAAAGTCATTAGCCTCTTCGGCGGCACGCCCGCTTACCTGCTCGTCGAGCCCGCGTACTTCCGCACGATCCTCGTCGTTACCGACGCCATGAAAGAGATGGGCTGGGCCGCCATCATCTACATCGCCGCGATCGCCGGCCTGAACCCCGAAGTGTACGAAGCGGCCGTCGTCGACGGCGCCACGCGCTTCAAGCGGATCGTGCACGTCACGCTGCCCGGCATCGCCTCTACGATCATCGTCATCTTCATTCTGAGAGTCGGATTCGTCATGAGCGCCGGATTGGACCAGGTCATCAACCTGTACAACCCGATGGTGTTCGAAGTGGGGGACATCCTCGACACCTATATTTACCGTATCGGCATCGAGCAGTTCAACCTCAGCCTGGCCGCCGCCGCCGACGTGATCAAGGGCGTCATCGGTCTGGCGCTGGTGCTGGCCGCCAATCGCATCGCCAAGCGGATCGATTCCGATTCCGGCATTTTCTGA